The following proteins are encoded in a genomic region of Maylandia zebra isolate NMK-2024a linkage group LG1, Mzebra_GT3a, whole genome shotgun sequence:
- the tnfaip8l3 gene encoding tumor necrosis factor alpha-induced protein 8-like protein 3, protein MDSDSGEQSDGDLSPGQESFNSRSLALQAQKKILSKMATMVVANMLTDDTSSEILDELYKASREFTKSKKEAHKIIKDVIKIALKIGILYRNHQFSPDELDTVERFKKKMNQAAMTAVSFYEVEYTFDRNILSELLLECRDLLHALVEQHLTARSHARIDHVFNHFAHGEFLAELYGDGEEYRLSLRKICNGINKLLDEGTL, encoded by the coding sequence GGCAGGAGAGCTTCAACTCCCGTTCCCTGGCTCTGCAGGCCCAGAAGAAGATCCTGAGTAAGATGGCCACCATGGTGGTGGCTAACATGCTGACGGATGATACCAGCAGTGAGATCTTGGACGAGCTCTACAAGGCGAGTCGGGAGTTCACCAAGAGCAAGAAGGAGGCCCACAAGATCATCAAGGACGTCATCAAGATTGCTCTGAAGATTGGCATCTTATACCGTAACCACCAGTTCAGCCCAGATGAGCTGGACACAGTGGAGCGCTTCAAGAAGAAGATGAACCAGGCAGCCATGACGGCGGTGTCGTTCTATGAGGTGGAGTACACCTTTGACCGGAATATTCTGTCAGAGCTTCTGCTAGAGTGCAGGGACCTGCTTCACGCCTTGGTCGAGCAGCACCTGACCGCACGTTCACATGCCCGCATCGATCACGTTTTCAACCATTTTGCCCACGGGGAGTTCCTGGCCGAGCTGTACGGAGACGGAGAGGAGTACAGACTCTCTCTGAGGAAGATCTGCAATGGCATCAACAAACTGCTGGACGAAGGAACGCTTTAA